The sequence below is a genomic window from Candidatus Poribacteria bacterium.
CGAATTGGTCTGTCTGGATATAGGTGCCGACCTGATCGCCGTCGCAAAAGAAAGGTTGGAAGGATTTCCAAATGTTTCATTTGTAGAAAAAGCATTTGAAGAGTGGGAATCAGACGAAAAGTTTGATTTAGTTATTTCTGCCACCGCTTTCCATTGGGTAGACCCAAAAGTGAGATACCTGAAGGCATCCGAAGTGATTAAATCAAAGGGTTTCCTTGCCGTTTTCTCCAATCAGCATGTCAGAAAGAATGAGGGATTCTTTGCAGAGAGCCAGAGTCTCTATGATAAATATTACGCGCTACCGACCACGAATCGTCCTACACACGCCACAAACTTTCCCGGCGTGGAAGCCTTTCAATATCCAATTAAACGCGTCTACCCATGGACGCAAACGTATTCATCTGAGCAGTACATCAAACTCTTGGGCACATATTCAGGGCACATCGCGTTGCCAGACGAAAATAGATGTCGTCTGTTTGAAGGGATTGCCAATCTCATTGACACAAAGTACGACGGTCAGATAACCAAACATTACGAAGCCGTTCTTGACCTTCGGCAAACGAAGTGAAAGGGGACATCAATGGAAATCACAAAAGTTGAGACATTCCAGATTGAGACACCGCGTTATTACGGTCATATATCCGGGCATGTTATTGTCAAGGTCCATGTAGATGATGGACCCATTGGATTGGGAGAAGCCTCGGACAGCAAGGCTGACGATTTAGGCGCAATCGCCAAACGCTACAACGATTTATTGGTTGGACGTGATGCCACCCGTATCACTGAAATCAATGAGTTCCTACAGACGCAGAATTTCGGTAGCACGGTTAGCAATCTACACCTCGCTTCCGCCATTGACCTTGCACTTTATGACCTAAACGGCAAGGTCCAGGGCGTACCGGCTTACCAAATGCTCGGCGGCAAGATGCGAGACAGCGTCTATTGCTGCTACCCAATTTTCGGATGGCAGGTGAAGGAGGACTTTGAAAAGACTGCGGGCTATCTACAACGACTGATAGACCTCGGTCACCATCTCTTCCGCTACTATATATCCGGTGACAGTGACTTGGATGACAAGTTCCTGACTGAGATGAAGTCCAGATTTGGTGAGCGGATCAAGCTCAAACAACTCGATTGCTCCGGTCGATTCAATGATTGGGAGACTGCCCTGCGTTACGCCGATGTCCTGCGCCATCATGCACCCTACCATTTTGAACAACCCTCACGAGACCTACAGGTGTGTGCGGAATTCACCAAACGTATGGATTTGCCGGTGAGTCTGCACATCA
It includes:
- a CDS encoding class I SAM-dependent methyltransferase, giving the protein MSNTELKITFNTAPTLYEDVRPGYPEELIQDVIDLSDLEDHSRILEIGCGTGKATRPFAKCGYELVCLDIGADLIAVAKERLEGFPNVSFVEKAFEEWESDEKFDLVISATAFHWVDPKVRYLKASEVIKSKGFLAVFSNQHVRKNEGFFAESQSLYDKYYALPTTNRPTHATNFPGVEAFQYPIKRVYPWTQTYSSEQYIKLLGTYSGHIALPDENRCRLFEGIANLIDTKYDGQITKHYEAVLDLRQTK